One stretch of Methylococcus capsulatus DNA includes these proteins:
- a CDS encoding bifunctional acetate--CoA ligase family protein/GNAT family N-acetyltransferase: MAGPYLDTLFRPRSVAVFGASERPDSVGFRLFGNLLEGGFRGPVHPINPKYEKILGQRCYKSLSEVDGTVDLALIATPAPTVPGILRECGEQNVRTAIVFSAGFGDGDGQGRRLSQALLTEAGNQGIRLLGPNCLGLMRPSLNLNATFSNNVALPGGLALVSQSGALCTAIVDWASAHRIGFSVVASIGSAYDLDFGDILDYLALDQETRSILLYVEGIRDARRFMSGLRAAARLKPVIVIKAGRYAEGCRAAISHTGALVGADDVFDAALKRAGVVRAKTIEQLFAAAQLLASAHPVQGERLAIVTNAGGPGVMATDAAVERGLHLAELSETTLQRLDQVLPAFWSHGNPVDILGDATPERYAAAVEACLADPGIDGLLVMLTPQAMTDPTGAAKRTLEAIGNSTKPVLACWLGETQVREGRTLFTDHGIPSFPNPESATQAFSFLAEHHRNQQMLLQVPGPLTELEPPDIAGAHLIVEGALGDKRSLLSPLETRAILGAFRIPMLPAIPAHSPNEALAAAECLGFPVVLKILSPDITHKSDVDGVMLNVTHAESVRQAYNELLTRVGRRRPDARIEGVSVEKMYTGRNGRELLVGVIDDPVFGPVIGFGAGGTAVEISRDRAIGLPPVNAHIARTLIGQTRISVALGAFRNLPPVQMESLVQTLQRVSEMVCELPQIREMDINPLMADETGVYALDARIVARHPPPGRRRYDHMAIHPYPAQWVSRFQLNDGTIVTIRPIRPEDAAMEQAFVRGLSEEAKYFRFMQSVQELSHEMLVRLTQLDYHRELALIATVDTKEGETEVAVARFFSNPGGETAEFAIVVADAWQRRGIGTRLMAMLCDAAREKGIQKLQGEVLAGNGKMLHFVEALGFSATAAAEDASIVQVFRNL; the protein is encoded by the coding sequence ATGGCCGGCCCGTACCTCGACACCCTGTTCCGGCCCCGCAGCGTTGCCGTGTTCGGAGCCAGCGAACGGCCCGATTCGGTGGGATTCCGCCTCTTCGGCAATCTGCTTGAAGGCGGCTTCCGCGGCCCGGTCCACCCCATCAATCCCAAGTACGAAAAAATCCTGGGTCAGCGTTGCTACAAGTCGCTGAGCGAGGTCGATGGCACCGTCGATCTCGCCCTGATCGCCACCCCGGCACCGACTGTCCCCGGAATCCTGAGGGAATGCGGCGAACAAAACGTTCGCACCGCGATCGTGTTCTCGGCAGGTTTCGGCGACGGTGATGGCCAAGGCCGCCGCCTGTCCCAGGCCTTACTTACTGAGGCCGGAAATCAAGGCATAAGGCTGCTCGGGCCGAACTGCCTCGGACTGATGCGGCCCAGCCTGAACCTCAACGCCACCTTCAGCAACAACGTCGCCCTCCCGGGCGGGCTCGCCCTGGTCTCCCAATCGGGGGCCCTGTGCACGGCGATTGTCGACTGGGCCAGCGCCCACCGCATCGGTTTTTCTGTCGTCGCCTCCATCGGTTCGGCTTACGATCTCGATTTTGGCGACATACTGGATTACCTGGCGCTGGATCAGGAAACCCGCAGCATCCTGCTTTATGTGGAGGGCATCCGCGACGCCCGCCGCTTCATGAGCGGCTTGCGGGCGGCAGCCCGGCTCAAACCCGTCATCGTCATCAAGGCCGGCCGCTACGCCGAAGGCTGCCGGGCCGCTATCTCCCACACTGGTGCCTTGGTGGGCGCCGATGACGTGTTCGATGCGGCGTTGAAACGGGCCGGCGTGGTCCGCGCCAAAACGATCGAGCAGTTGTTCGCCGCCGCCCAGTTGCTGGCGAGTGCCCACCCCGTACAGGGGGAGCGTCTGGCCATCGTCACCAATGCTGGAGGACCCGGGGTGATGGCAACCGATGCGGCGGTCGAACGCGGGCTGCACCTGGCGGAGCTGTCCGAGACCACGCTGCAACGCCTCGACCAGGTGCTACCGGCATTCTGGTCACATGGTAATCCCGTCGACATCCTTGGTGACGCCACACCGGAGCGCTATGCCGCCGCAGTCGAGGCCTGCCTGGCCGATCCCGGGATAGACGGCCTCTTGGTGATGCTCACGCCGCAGGCCATGACTGATCCTACCGGCGCGGCGAAACGGACGCTGGAAGCCATCGGGAATTCGACAAAGCCGGTCCTGGCCTGCTGGCTCGGCGAAACCCAGGTCCGAGAGGGCCGGACTCTATTCACCGACCATGGCATCCCCTCCTTTCCCAACCCGGAAAGCGCCACCCAAGCCTTCAGCTTCCTCGCCGAACATCATCGCAACCAGCAGATGCTGCTGCAGGTGCCCGGTCCCCTGACCGAACTCGAACCGCCTGACATCGCCGGAGCCCACCTGATCGTGGAAGGTGCACTGGGAGACAAGCGCAGCCTGCTTTCCCCGCTGGAAACACGGGCCATCCTCGGCGCTTTCCGCATCCCCATGTTGCCGGCCATCCCCGCCCATTCCCCCAATGAAGCGCTGGCCGCTGCGGAGTGCCTGGGGTTTCCGGTCGTTCTGAAAATACTCTCACCCGACATCACCCACAAATCCGACGTAGACGGAGTGATGCTCAACGTGACCCATGCCGAATCGGTCCGGCAGGCCTACAACGAGCTGCTGACGCGCGTCGGCCGGCGCAGACCGGACGCCCGTATCGAAGGGGTTTCGGTGGAAAAAATGTACACCGGGCGCAATGGGCGCGAACTGCTGGTGGGCGTGATCGACGATCCTGTGTTTGGCCCTGTGATCGGCTTCGGCGCCGGCGGCACGGCGGTGGAGATCAGCCGCGACCGGGCGATCGGCCTGCCTCCGGTCAATGCCCACATCGCCCGCACCCTGATCGGCCAGACCCGCATCTCCGTCGCCCTTGGCGCTTTCCGCAACCTGCCGCCGGTGCAGATGGAATCGCTGGTCCAGACACTGCAACGGGTCTCGGAAATGGTGTGCGAGCTACCGCAGATCCGCGAGATGGACATCAATCCGCTGATGGCCGACGAAACCGGCGTTTATGCACTCGATGCCCGGATCGTGGCGCGCCACCCGCCGCCCGGACGCCGGCGCTACGATCACATGGCGATCCATCCCTATCCCGCACAATGGGTCAGCCGGTTCCAGCTCAACGACGGGACGATAGTTACCATCCGACCGATACGGCCCGAGGATGCGGCGATGGAACAGGCGTTCGTCCGCGGACTGTCGGAGGAAGCCAAGTATTTCCGCTTCATGCAGTCGGTCCAGGAATTGAGCCATGAAATGCTGGTACGCCTGACCCAGCTCGATTACCACCGGGAACTCGCACTGATCGCGACCGTCGACACCAAGGAAGGGGAGACCGAGGTGGCGGTCGCGCGCTTTTTCAGCAATCCGGGCGGAGAGACCGCCGAGTTCGCCATCGTCGTCGCTGACGCCTGGCAGCGCCGCGGCATCGGCACCCGCCTCATGGCCATGCTGTGCGATGCGGCACGCGAAAAAGGAATACAAAAGCTGCAAGGCGAAGTGCTGGCGGGCAATGGCAAAATGCTACACTTCGTGGAAGCGCTGGGCTTCTCGGCAACCGCAGCGGCCGAGGATGCTTCGATCGTGCAGGTGTTCCGAAACCTGTGA
- a CDS encoding protein-L-isoaspartate(D-aspartate) O-methyltransferase, translated as MNVRLRGIGMTSPRTRERMVNRLRELGIRHTKVLAAMRNIPRHIFVEEAFASRAYEDMALPIGFGQTISRPYTVARMTELLIEGGPLRRVLEVGTGSGYQTAVLAQLVGTVYSVERVQALQERAIRSLGDLNLRNVRLKHGDGQLGWRESGPFDGIIVTAAPPRLPDALLDQLNPGGVLVAPVGVDREQMLERVVRTDAGYDSRSVEPAVFVPLLAGTV; from the coding sequence ATGAACGTCCGCCTGCGGGGCATCGGCATGACGTCGCCGCGCACCCGCGAGCGCATGGTCAACCGCCTGCGGGAACTCGGGATCCGCCACACCAAGGTGCTGGCGGCCATGCGGAACATTCCACGCCATATCTTCGTCGAAGAAGCTTTCGCCAGCCGGGCCTACGAGGACATGGCTCTGCCGATCGGCTTCGGCCAGACCATCTCGCGGCCTTACACGGTCGCCCGCATGACCGAACTGCTGATCGAAGGCGGTCCCTTGCGCCGCGTGCTGGAAGTGGGCACCGGCTCCGGGTACCAGACCGCCGTCCTGGCCCAGCTGGTCGGCACCGTCTATTCGGTGGAACGAGTCCAGGCTCTGCAGGAGCGCGCCATCCGCAGCCTGGGCGACCTGAACCTCCGGAACGTGCGCCTGAAACACGGTGACGGCCAACTGGGGTGGCGCGAATCCGGCCCCTTCGACGGAATCATCGTGACCGCCGCACCGCCGCGCCTGCCAGACGCGCTGCTGGACCAGCTCAATCCCGGCGGCGTGCTGGTCGCACCGGTCGGCGTGGACCGGGAACAGATGCTCGAACGCGTCGTGCGCACCGACGCAGGCTACGACAGCCGCTCCGTGGAGCCGGCCGTGTTCGTTCCCCTGCTGGCCGGCACGGTGTGA
- the surE gene encoding 5'/3'-nucleotidase SurE, with product MHILLSNDDGYAAPGLHALAAALSPLAKITVVAPERNRSGASNSLTLERPLRASRAENGFIRVDGTPTDCVHLAITGLLDSEPDMVFAGINHGANLGDDVIYSGTVAAATEGRFLGLPAVAISLAAHNPEHFETAAQVAVELLDRIREKPLPADTILNVNVPDIPLDELRGYRATRLGARHKAEAVIRTRDPRGREIFWVGCAGPEADAGPGTDFHAIRQNCVSVTPLQIDLTRYERLDQLGAWLPGGVPA from the coding sequence ATGCATATACTCCTCAGTAACGACGACGGCTACGCAGCCCCCGGTCTTCATGCCCTGGCCGCCGCCCTTTCCCCATTAGCCAAGATCACGGTCGTCGCCCCCGAGCGCAACCGCAGCGGCGCCAGCAACTCACTGACGCTCGAGCGGCCCTTGCGTGCCTCCCGTGCCGAAAACGGCTTCATCCGGGTCGACGGTACCCCCACGGACTGCGTGCACCTGGCCATCACCGGGCTACTGGACAGCGAACCGGACATGGTGTTCGCCGGCATCAACCACGGCGCCAACCTGGGTGACGATGTCATCTATTCCGGCACCGTCGCTGCTGCCACCGAAGGGCGTTTTCTCGGCTTGCCGGCCGTGGCGATCTCGCTGGCCGCCCACAACCCGGAGCACTTCGAAACCGCCGCGCAGGTGGCCGTCGAGCTTCTAGATCGCATCCGGGAAAAGCCGTTGCCGGCGGACACCATATTGAACGTCAACGTCCCCGACATTCCCCTGGACGAACTCCGGGGTTATCGGGCCACGCGGCTCGGCGCCCGTCACAAAGCAGAAGCGGTCATCCGCACCCGCGACCCGCGCGGGCGGGAGATTTTCTGGGTGGGCTGCGCCGGTCCCGAGGCCGATGCGGGCCCCGGCACCGATTTCCACGCCATCCGCCAGAACTGTGTGTCGGTCACTCCGCTGCAGATCGATCTCACCCGCTACGAGCGACTCGATCAACTGGGCGCATGGCTGCCGGGCGGAGTCCCCGCATGA
- a CDS encoding ZIP family metal transporter: MAAAVFKQLSERIGSSALAQRYRALPPLMQRLVLVASAVVSLTLVLALVYTYTSEVIAAGILASILAGLATGVGALPTLFVRDVSHRTLCIMLGGAAGVMLAATAFSLIVPAIQHGNQVWPGKGIFAVAFGMMAGALFLEAADRMLPYERFLADKGELIGSLRKIWLFIVAITLHNFPEGMAVGVSFGGGDWHHGATLAIAVAMQNIPEGLAVAMPLVGMGYQRRQAVLIATLTGLVEPLGGVMGLGMVSAFFPLLPLGMAFAAGAMLFVISDDIIPETQSRGKMRVATFAVMVGFIVMMILDNLFS; this comes from the coding sequence ATGGCGGCGGCTGTCTTCAAGCAACTGAGCGAGCGTATCGGCAGCTCGGCCCTGGCACAGCGGTACCGCGCTCTGCCACCGCTGATGCAGCGGCTGGTCTTGGTCGCTTCGGCGGTCGTATCGCTCACCCTGGTGCTGGCGCTGGTCTACACCTACACTAGCGAGGTGATCGCCGCTGGCATTCTCGCCAGCATTCTGGCGGGACTCGCGACCGGCGTGGGAGCCTTGCCTACGCTGTTCGTCCGCGACGTTTCCCACCGTACCCTGTGCATCATGTTGGGCGGGGCTGCCGGCGTCATGCTGGCGGCGACGGCGTTTTCCCTGATCGTGCCGGCCATCCAGCATGGCAATCAGGTCTGGCCCGGCAAAGGCATTTTCGCCGTGGCGTTCGGCATGATGGCCGGTGCCCTGTTCCTGGAAGCGGCCGACCGTATGTTGCCTTATGAGCGGTTTCTGGCGGACAAGGGCGAATTGATCGGTTCGCTCCGGAAGATCTGGCTTTTCATCGTCGCCATCACCCTGCACAACTTTCCCGAAGGCATGGCGGTGGGCGTTAGCTTCGGCGGCGGTGACTGGCACCACGGTGCCACCCTGGCGATCGCCGTGGCCATGCAAAACATTCCCGAAGGGCTTGCGGTTGCCATGCCCCTGGTGGGGATGGGTTACCAGCGCCGCCAGGCTGTGTTGATCGCGACGCTGACCGGGCTGGTGGAGCCGCTCGGCGGGGTCATGGGACTGGGCATGGTCTCGGCCTTTTTCCCGCTGCTGCCGCTGGGCATGGCGTTCGCCGCTGGGGCGATGCTGTTTGTGATCAGCGACGACATCATTCCCGAGACTCAGTCCCGCGGCAAAATGCGCGTGGCGACCTTCGCCGTCATGGTCGGCTTCATCGTCATGATGATTCTGGATAATCTGTTCAGTTGA
- a CDS encoding TMEM165/GDT1 family protein — protein sequence MSCFWSWSLPDWAGSLSLPAGALEWATASLTTFALIAAAEIGDKSQLVCMTLAARHRGLPVLLGATAAFGLLNLAAVLFGAALVHWIPRPLVAGVVALLFLGFGLKSVLAREDAEGEAVEEKPGHGVFVTTFLMILFAEFGDKTQLAVAGLGTSVPPSAVWAGASFALALTSVLGIWAGRTVLQTIPLIWLHRLSGVLFLALAVYAGTEALPAALEIIRAFR from the coding sequence ATGTCCTGTTTCTGGTCCTGGAGCTTGCCCGATTGGGCCGGCTCACTGTCGTTGCCGGCCGGTGCCCTGGAATGGGCCACGGCATCCCTCACCACTTTTGCCCTGATCGCCGCCGCCGAGATCGGCGACAAAAGCCAGTTGGTGTGCATGACACTGGCGGCCCGTCACCGCGGCCTGCCGGTGCTGCTGGGTGCGACAGCGGCCTTCGGCCTGCTCAATCTGGCGGCCGTGCTGTTCGGCGCGGCCCTGGTCCACTGGATTCCGCGGCCCCTCGTGGCCGGTGTGGTCGCCCTGCTGTTCCTGGGATTCGGTCTGAAATCGGTGCTGGCGCGGGAAGATGCGGAGGGGGAAGCGGTCGAGGAAAAACCCGGACATGGGGTCTTCGTCACGACTTTCCTCATGATCCTGTTCGCGGAGTTCGGAGACAAGACTCAGCTGGCGGTGGCCGGGCTGGGTACTTCGGTCCCGCCTTCGGCAGTGTGGGCCGGGGCTTCGTTCGCCCTGGCCCTGACCTCGGTGCTGGGCATCTGGGCTGGGCGGACAGTCCTTCAGACGATCCCGCTGATCTGGTTACACCGGCTCAGTGGTGTTCTGTTTCTGGCGCTGGCGGTTTATGCGGGCACGGAAGCCCTGCCGGCGGCGCTGGAGATCATCCGCGCCTTCCGCTGA
- a CDS encoding glycosyltransferase, with product MQTLASGSRHIVLFGPSFGEGGVARDIVNLANGFLRAGMEVSVLVNRPNELFTEQLYPQVRQVVLPSRSDRGLARELLAFIRAYWPDVVLTTEERDDGIAVAVREELGDNRVRFFLRMVTTLSVRLANQYRFRLNRSLYRRRLRRIYSHGDGVICNSEGVADDLVTFLDLPRDGIAVLPNPTITRELLAAAEEPLTHPWFAAGEPPVILGAGRLGRAKDFGTLLKAFALLRRNRPCRLMILGQGRQKERLEAQARELRVEADFTLAGFVSNPYAYMARSGLFVLSSLWEGCPNVLIEAMAVGTPVVATDCRSGPREILQDGRFGPLVPMRDAEAMAGAMTATLDHPLPPAVLREAVQGYTVENSIRMHLETFFP from the coding sequence ATGCAGACGCTTGCCAGCGGGTCCCGTCACATCGTCCTGTTCGGCCCGAGTTTCGGGGAAGGGGGCGTTGCGCGCGACATCGTCAATCTCGCTAACGGTTTCCTACGGGCTGGTATGGAAGTCAGCGTTCTGGTGAACCGCCCGAACGAGCTGTTCACTGAGCAATTGTATCCGCAGGTACGCCAAGTGGTGCTGCCAAGCCGCAGCGACCGGGGTCTGGCGCGCGAACTGCTGGCCTTCATCCGGGCCTATTGGCCGGATGTCGTGTTGACGACCGAAGAGCGTGACGACGGGATCGCGGTTGCCGTGCGCGAGGAGCTCGGGGACAACCGGGTCCGTTTCTTCCTGCGGATGGTCACGACCTTGTCGGTACGGCTGGCGAACCAATACCGGTTCCGGCTGAACCGCTCGCTGTACCGGCGCAGACTCCGGCGGATCTACAGTCATGGCGATGGTGTGATCTGCAATTCCGAAGGGGTGGCGGACGATCTGGTGACGTTCCTGGACCTGCCCCGTGACGGCATCGCTGTGTTGCCGAATCCCACCATCACCCGTGAACTGCTGGCGGCGGCGGAGGAACCCCTCACCCATCCCTGGTTCGCAGCCGGCGAGCCGCCGGTGATTCTCGGCGCCGGTCGCTTGGGGCGGGCCAAGGATTTCGGGACACTGCTCAAAGCTTTCGCCTTGCTGCGGCGCAACCGCCCTTGCCGACTGATGATCCTCGGCCAGGGCCGTCAGAAGGAACGTCTGGAGGCGCAAGCCCGTGAGCTTAGGGTCGAAGCGGACTTCACGCTGGCCGGTTTCGTTTCCAACCCTTACGCCTACATGGCGCGGTCCGGGCTGTTCGTGCTGTCCTCGCTATGGGAGGGTTGCCCGAACGTGCTCATCGAAGCGATGGCGGTCGGTACGCCGGTAGTCGCCACCGACTGTCGCAGCGGACCGCGGGAAATCCTGCAGGACGGTCGTTTCGGCCCGTTGGTGCCGATGCGCGATGCGGAGGCGATGGCCGGGGCGATGACGGCGACCCTGGATCATCCTTTGCCCCCCGCCGTACTCCGGGAGGCGGTGCAGGGCTATACCGTCGAAAACAGCATCCGGATGCATCTGGAGACGTTCTTTCCCTGA
- a CDS encoding glycosyltransferase family 4 protein produces MNDAPLIYVARCRLHRNGANLIQALHVAESFARIGVPTRLYLPPAKGVTVAARLRDFGIDEALDLRLDPWLHTRFGLWPFFVRKFGELRRARGIFTHNLMVSRWLAQFGLKHVLEIHDADRDLIQGGWMPYVIGYHRRRIIDWLVPVSRAAARVLIEAGAEPERVLVAPNAVDLKAYAALSKFDPTRLDHPTFVYLGTLAADRGLHIFDTLAQRGIGKAVLIGEVEPGSGFAMPAGVESHPFVPHHEVPGWYGRSDITLLPYPPHLATADSMSPMKLFEALAAGRPIIASDLPVLRELLEHEKTALLVDPEDVEAWIAAVRRLQSDRGLAVRLAQAAAERARGFSWENREEKIARVCGWL; encoded by the coding sequence ATGAACGATGCACCTTTGATCTATGTTGCCCGCTGTCGTTTGCACCGCAATGGCGCCAACCTGATCCAGGCGCTGCACGTGGCCGAAAGCTTCGCCCGGATCGGCGTGCCGACCCGGTTATACCTGCCGCCCGCCAAAGGCGTCACCGTCGCAGCGCGTCTGCGCGATTTCGGCATCGACGAAGCCCTGGACCTGCGGCTCGATCCCTGGCTGCACACCCGTTTCGGCCTGTGGCCGTTCTTCGTTCGCAAGTTCGGCGAGCTGCGCCGGGCCCGCGGCATCTTCACCCATAACCTGATGGTCAGCCGCTGGCTGGCACAGTTCGGCCTCAAGCACGTGCTGGAAATCCACGATGCCGACCGCGACCTGATCCAGGGGGGCTGGATGCCCTATGTCATAGGTTACCATCGGCGCCGCATCATCGACTGGCTGGTTCCGGTCAGCCGCGCCGCCGCGCGGGTGCTGATCGAGGCCGGGGCCGAACCGGAACGCGTGCTGGTCGCTCCCAACGCAGTCGACCTGAAAGCCTACGCCGCGCTGTCGAAATTCGACCCCACCCGACTCGATCACCCGACTTTCGTCTATCTGGGAACGCTGGCCGCGGACCGCGGGCTGCACATCTTCGACACCCTGGCACAGCGCGGCATCGGTAAAGCCGTGCTGATCGGCGAGGTCGAACCGGGCTCCGGCTTCGCCATGCCGGCCGGCGTGGAATCCCACCCCTTCGTGCCGCACCACGAGGTGCCCGGCTGGTACGGCCGCAGCGACATCACCCTACTGCCCTATCCGCCGCACTTGGCTACCGCCGATTCCATGAGCCCGATGAAGCTGTTCGAGGCGCTGGCCGCCGGGCGGCCGATCATCGCCAGCGACCTGCCGGTACTGCGGGAGTTGCTGGAGCACGAGAAGACCGCCCTGCTGGTCGACCCCGAAGACGTGGAGGCCTGGATCGCCGCCGTCCGGCGGCTTCAGTCCGACCGCGGACTGGCTGTCCGTCTCGCCCAGGCCGCTGCCGAACGCGCGCGCGGTTTTTCCTGGGAGAACCGGGAAGAGAAGATCGCTCGGGTCTGCGGCTGGCTGTGA
- a CDS encoding sulfotransferase, whose translation MTHRIHIVGCSPRSGTTLLNELMVTCFEIGGYAEHEQSIYQPYDYSDEILLTKYPLQTTVVAPFLAVDADLWVIYLLRDPRDAISSRSHRKDTQRYWSNLGLWRELHGAAKKLMDHPRFITVRYEDLVTGPDAVQRELMARLPFLKQRHPFSEFHRHARPSRDSLDALGSLRPIDPGSIGNWRQHKPHLVAQMAKYGDLSELLIELGYEKDKSWLAELEGVTPDESGALVLPERPWYWHLGKRLDLYWRAAVYWLTRQPALTPTLYQLRTRRRQRKSAR comes from the coding sequence ATGACCCATCGCATCCACATCGTCGGCTGCTCGCCTCGCAGCGGCACGACACTGCTCAACGAACTCATGGTGACCTGCTTCGAGATCGGTGGTTATGCCGAGCACGAACAGAGCATCTACCAGCCCTATGACTACAGCGACGAGATCCTGCTGACCAAGTATCCGCTGCAAACCACCGTGGTCGCCCCATTCCTGGCGGTGGACGCCGACCTGTGGGTGATCTACCTGCTCCGCGACCCAAGGGACGCTATCTCCAGCCGTAGCCACCGCAAGGACACGCAGCGCTATTGGAGCAACCTGGGGCTCTGGCGCGAACTGCACGGTGCGGCTAAGAAACTCATGGACCATCCGCGCTTCATCACCGTCCGTTATGAAGACCTGGTCACCGGCCCCGACGCTGTGCAACGCGAGTTGATGGCGCGCCTACCGTTCCTCAAGCAGCGCCATCCCTTCAGTGAATTCCACCGCCATGCCCGGCCCTCCCGGGATTCGCTCGATGCCTTGGGGAGTCTGCGGCCGATCGACCCCGGCAGCATCGGCAACTGGCGCCAGCACAAGCCGCACTTGGTGGCGCAGATGGCGAAGTACGGCGATCTGTCCGAGCTTCTGATCGAGCTCGGCTACGAGAAGGACAAGAGCTGGCTGGCCGAGCTGGAAGGCGTGACGCCTGATGAGAGCGGCGCTCTGGTGCTGCCGGAGCGGCCCTGGTATTGGCATCTGGGCAAGCGTCTGGACCTTTACTGGCGCGCGGCGGTGTACTGGCTCACTCGACAGCCTGCGCTGACCCCGACACTCTACCAACTGCGCACCCGCCGCCGGCAAAGGAAGTCCGCTCGATGA
- a CDS encoding class II glutamine amidotransferase, whose product MCELLGMNCNVPTDICFSFRGFTLRGGRTGHHTDGFGIAFFEDRGCRLFLDYQPSAGSPIAELIRNYPIKSTHVIAHIRKATVGGTTLANCHPFQREMWGRNWIFAHNGNLENLPVLRQRHYRPVGTTDSERAFCLILETLRDRYAEPPGSADLARMILEVTRDIAEHGTFNYILSDGDLMLAHCSTHLHYIVRQAPFSHAHLVDEDLTVDFADLTTPEDRVAVIATQPLTDNESWTAMEPGELIVFKDGAPAAFPTRDIE is encoded by the coding sequence ATGTGCGAACTGCTGGGCATGAATTGCAACGTGCCGACGGACATTTGCTTCTCTTTCCGCGGCTTCACTCTGCGGGGCGGGCGCACCGGGCACCACACCGACGGCTTCGGTATCGCCTTCTTCGAGGATCGTGGCTGTCGGCTGTTCCTGGACTACCAGCCCTCCGCCGGATCGCCGATCGCCGAACTGATCCGGAACTACCCGATCAAGTCGACCCATGTCATAGCCCACATCCGCAAGGCCACGGTCGGCGGGACTACACTCGCCAACTGCCACCCTTTCCAGCGGGAGATGTGGGGACGGAATTGGATCTTCGCGCACAACGGCAACCTGGAGAACCTGCCGGTCTTGCGCCAGCGCCATTACCGTCCGGTCGGCACCACTGACAGCGAGCGGGCATTCTGCCTGATCCTGGAAACCCTGCGTGACCGTTACGCCGAGCCCCCCGGAAGCGCGGATCTGGCCCGCATGATCCTCGAGGTCACGCGGGATATTGCCGAACACGGCACTTTCAACTACATCCTGTCCGACGGCGATCTCATGTTGGCACACTGCTCCACCCATCTCCACTACATCGTGAGACAGGCACCGTTCAGCCATGCTCACCTGGTCGACGAAGACCTCACGGTGGATTTCGCCGACCTCACCACGCCGGAGGACCGGGTAGCGGTCATCGCCACCCAGCCGCTGACCGACAACGAATCCTGGACCGCCATGGAGCCCGGCGAACTGATCGTGTTCAAAGACGGTGCGCCCGCGGCCTTTCCGACCCGAGACATCGAATGA
- a CDS encoding FAD:protein FMN transferase has product MDLQPFRFPFRAMGSPCHLILYAETETEAQAVAREVIGEVQVLEARYSRYRPDSLLSRINARAGRKTGVVVDEEMAALLDYAKTCYEQSGGLFDVTSGILRQAWNFAGDRLPEPSEIEALLERVGWDKLRWDRPVLKFEVPGMELDFGGIGKEYAADRAATRCLERGITAGVVNFGGDLRVIGPHPDGTAWEVGINHPREPGKLLATLSVRSGAVTTSGDYERCISVAGKRYGHILDPRTGWPVQGLASVSVAASHALIAGSACTIAMLKASDGPEWLRSLGLPALWMDLAGHIGQHEASAGRAGFKR; this is encoded by the coding sequence TTGGACCTGCAGCCCTTCCGTTTCCCATTCCGGGCGATGGGTTCGCCCTGCCACCTGATCCTCTATGCCGAAACCGAAACCGAGGCTCAGGCCGTGGCGAGGGAAGTGATCGGCGAAGTGCAGGTCCTGGAAGCCCGCTACTCGCGCTACCGGCCGGACAGTCTGCTGTCCAGGATCAACGCTCGGGCAGGACGCAAAACCGGGGTAGTGGTCGATGAAGAGATGGCGGCATTGCTCGACTACGCCAAGACCTGCTACGAACAGAGCGGCGGCCTGTTCGACGTGACCTCCGGCATCCTGCGCCAAGCCTGGAATTTCGCGGGCGACCGGCTACCCGAGCCAAGCGAGATCGAAGCCCTACTGGAACGGGTCGGCTGGGACAAACTGCGCTGGGACCGGCCGGTGCTGAAATTCGAGGTGCCCGGCATGGAGCTCGATTTCGGCGGCATCGGCAAAGAATACGCCGCCGACCGGGCGGCAACGCGCTGCCTCGAACGCGGCATCACGGCCGGCGTGGTGAATTTCGGCGGCGACCTGCGGGTGATCGGGCCGCACCCGGACGGTACGGCCTGGGAGGTTGGCATCAACCATCCGCGCGAACCCGGCAAGCTCCTGGCCACCCTCAGCGTTCGCTCCGGCGCGGTCACTACCAGTGGCGACTACGAACGCTGCATCAGCGTGGCTGGCAAACGCTACGGCCATATCCTCGATCCCCGGACCGGCTGGCCCGTGCAAGGGCTGGCCTCGGTCAGCGTGGCCGCCTCTCATGCGCTCATCGCCGGCAGCGCCTGCACCATCGCCATGCTGAAGGCATCTGACGGCCCGGAATGGCTGCGGAGCCTGGGGCTGCCGGCTCTGTGGATGGACTTGGCCGGCCACATCGGGCAACATGAAGCGTCCGCAGGACGGGCTGGGTTCAAAAGGTAA